A genome region from Sphingobacteriaceae bacterium GW460-11-11-14-LB5 includes the following:
- a CDS encoding beta-glucanase, with amino-acid sequence MQNRISFSLIVLLAIFMQSCAIKKNQNVSNLYVKEGYKLVWSDEFEKDGVPNPANWDYEKGFVRNEELQWYQPENAFCKDGKLIIEARKEVKPNPLYVEGSNDWRKKPKNIAYTSACIITKGLQSWQYGRFEMRGKIDISDGLWPAFWTLGVKGRWPANGEIDIMEYYRGKLLANIASLGANRKPKWFSNTKTIAELGGKKWAEAFHIWRMDWDSEAISLSVDGILLNKTNLSDLKNDDGSDFHPFKQQHYILFDLAMGGMNGGSLNDTKFPNRMEVDYVRVYQR; translated from the coding sequence ATGCAAAATAGAATCTCATTCTCTCTTATTGTTTTGTTAGCCATTTTTATGCAATCCTGTGCCATCAAAAAAAATCAAAATGTTTCAAACCTTTATGTTAAAGAAGGTTATAAACTGGTTTGGAGTGATGAGTTTGAAAAAGATGGAGTGCCAAATCCGGCCAATTGGGATTATGAAAAAGGTTTTGTGCGTAATGAAGAATTACAATGGTACCAGCCAGAAAATGCTTTTTGCAAAGATGGCAAGCTGATTATAGAAGCAAGGAAAGAAGTAAAACCTAATCCGCTTTATGTAGAAGGAAGCAACGATTGGCGTAAAAAACCTAAAAATATAGCTTATACTTCTGCCTGTATCATCACCAAAGGTTTACAGAGCTGGCAGTATGGGCGATTCGAAATGAGGGGAAAGATTGATATCTCGGATGGACTTTGGCCGGCATTTTGGACACTGGGTGTAAAAGGCCGCTGGCCTGCCAATGGTGAAATTGATATTATGGAATACTACCGCGGAAAATTACTGGCCAATATTGCTAGTTTAGGCGCCAATAGAAAGCCAAAATGGTTTAGCAATACCAAAACCATTGCCGAATTGGGTGGAAAAAAATGGGCAGAAGCGTTTCATATCTGGCGTATGGATTGGGACAGCGAAGCCATTAGCTTATCTGTAGATGGGATACTCCTGAATAAAACCAATTTAAGCGACCTTAAAAATGATGATGGCTCCGATTTTCATCCTTTTAAACAACAACATTATATCTTATTTGATCTGGCCATGGGTGGTATGAACGGTGGATCGTTAAACGATACTAAATTCCCCAACAGGATGGAAGTCGATTACGTTAGGGTTTATCAGAGATAA
- a CDS encoding DNA mismatch repair protein MutT produces MIEYSRQPHYLVAVDCIVFGFDGEHLKILLVKRGLEPEINKWSLMGGFVGADESPDDAANRVLKKMTGLEGVYLEQMQIYGEPARDPIERTLSVGYFALIDIHKYETQLNDDYEAEWFLINDRPKLIFDHDQMVADARKKLRYKAALHPILFEMLPKKFTIPQLHILFEEVNDTKIDTRNFSRKITSTGLLIKMAEKDRTGSKKGAFYFKLDKKKYHANSQAFLNLMPNLKV; encoded by the coding sequence ATGATTGAATATTCCAGACAGCCACATTATCTTGTTGCCGTTGACTGCATCGTATTTGGATTTGATGGAGAACATCTTAAAATTCTATTGGTTAAACGAGGTTTAGAGCCCGAAATAAATAAATGGAGTTTAATGGGCGGTTTTGTAGGTGCTGACGAAAGCCCGGATGATGCGGCAAACAGGGTACTTAAAAAAATGACCGGTTTAGAAGGCGTTTACCTGGAGCAGATGCAAATATATGGAGAGCCTGCCCGCGACCCTATTGAACGCACGTTATCTGTTGGCTATTTTGCTTTAATTGATATACATAAATATGAAACACAGCTGAATGACGATTATGAGGCCGAGTGGTTCCTGATTAATGACAGGCCAAAACTTATTTTCGATCATGACCAAATGGTTGCTGATGCCAGAAAAAAACTAAGGTATAAAGCTGCCCTTCATCCTATTTTGTTCGAGATGCTGCCGAAAAAATTTACGATCCCACAATTGCATATTCTTTTTGAGGAAGTAAATGATACTAAGATTGATACCAGAAATTTCAGCCGTAAAATTACCTCTACCGGACTATTGATTAAGATGGCTGAAAAAGACAGAACAGGATCTAAAAAAGGGGCATTTTATTTTAAATTAGATAAAAAGAAATACCATGCTAATTCGCAGGCCTTCTTAAACTTAATGCCAAATTTAAAGGTTTAA
- a CDS encoding galactose-1-phosphate uridylyltransferase produces MNQTFELDSNPHTRLNILTGEWVLVSPHRTKRPWQGKVEDVTPDNRPEYDPKCYLCPGNSRADGDSNPEYTESFVFNNDFAALLEDTPAGNMNEHDLLVASNQRGLCKVISFSPKHHLTLPEMSVKAITAVVNVWQNEFNSLAENNWIKYIQIFENKGEIMGCSNPHPHGQIWSQGDIPLEIAKETERQKSYYAIHKRSLLSDYLKLEQKKKERIIFENDHFAVLVPFWAVWPYETMIISKRHVNSIRLFTEAEKESLAEAIKVLTTKYDNLFETSFPYSAGMHQAPVNNGYYPEWHWHMHFYPPLLRSASVKKFMVGYEMLANPQRDITPEFAANRLKEMSATHYKISKV; encoded by the coding sequence ATGAACCAAACATTCGAACTCGACAGTAATCCACACACCAGGTTAAATATCTTAACCGGCGAATGGGTTTTAGTATCTCCGCACCGTACCAAAAGGCCCTGGCAGGGTAAGGTTGAAGACGTCACACCAGATAATCGCCCGGAATACGACCCTAAATGCTACTTATGTCCGGGTAATAGTAGGGCAGATGGCGATAGCAATCCGGAATATACCGAAAGCTTTGTTTTTAACAATGATTTTGCCGCGCTGCTTGAAGATACACCAGCCGGTAATATGAATGAACATGATTTATTGGTAGCCAGTAATCAGAGGGGACTTTGTAAGGTAATCAGTTTTAGCCCCAAACACCACCTTACACTTCCCGAAATGAGTGTTAAAGCAATAACTGCTGTGGTAAATGTTTGGCAGAACGAATTTAACAGCCTGGCTGAAAACAATTGGATCAAATACATCCAGATTTTTGAGAACAAGGGCGAAATAATGGGCTGTAGCAATCCACACCCGCATGGTCAGATCTGGTCGCAGGGCGATATTCCATTGGAAATCGCCAAAGAAACCGAACGCCAGAAATCTTACTATGCTATTCATAAAAGGAGCTTATTATCCGATTACCTTAAATTAGAGCAGAAGAAAAAGGAGCGCATTATATTCGAAAACGATCATTTTGCCGTGCTTGTTCCTTTCTGGGCGGTATGGCCGTACGAAACGATGATTATTAGTAAACGCCATGTAAATAGCATTAGGTTGTTTACAGAAGCCGAAAAGGAATCGTTAGCTGAAGCCATTAAGGTATTAACAACCAAATATGATAACCTGTTCGAAACTTCTTTTCCATATTCTGCCGGCATGCACCAGGCGCCGGTAAATAATGGCTATTACCCTGAATGGCATTGGCATATGCATTTCTATCCGCCATTATTGCGCTCGGCATCAGTTAAAAAGTTTATGGTGGGTTATGAGATGTTGGCCAATCCTCAACGTGATATTACCCCTGAGTTTGCCGCAAACCGTTTAAAAGAAATGTCTGCAACACACTATAAAATCAGCAAGGTTTAA
- a CDS encoding galactokinase, which translates to MNAQHLKNTFKKLFNAEPILVRSPGRINIIGEHTDYNGGFVMPAAIDKAIYVAISKRGDDEIHLFSESYQQFDISSINSLKKSENSWANYILGIADQLKERGYQLGGFNFYIDGDVPLGAGLSSSAAVECATGFALDQLFSLSVSRMDIALIAQKAEQTFAGVNCGIMDQFASVFGKKDQAIMLDCRSMKHIYIPLKLDGYKLLLLNTNVKHALADSAYNKRRSQCEQGVAWVKAHYPNVSTLRDVDLTMLETYVKPMDLEVYNKCRFVVEEIGRLLTAAEQLENGNLQALGKLMFETHEGLSKDYEVSCKELDFLVEAVKPLDYVLGARMMGGGFGGCTINIVKEEKIADLVEELSSKYLLQFGLKLDSYTVQTDNGTSLFN; encoded by the coding sequence ATGAATGCACAACATTTAAAAAATACATTTAAAAAACTTTTCAACGCTGAGCCTATTTTGGTGCGTTCGCCGGGAAGGATCAATATTATTGGAGAACATACCGATTATAATGGTGGTTTTGTAATGCCTGCTGCTATTGATAAGGCCATTTATGTCGCCATATCAAAAAGAGGAGACGATGAAATACATTTATTTTCAGAGAGCTATCAGCAGTTTGATATTTCATCGATAAACAGTTTAAAGAAATCAGAAAATAGCTGGGCAAACTATATTTTAGGCATTGCCGATCAGTTAAAGGAAAGAGGTTACCAGCTGGGTGGCTTTAACTTTTATATCGATGGCGATGTGCCTTTGGGCGCGGGTTTATCCTCATCGGCCGCTGTAGAATGTGCAACCGGATTTGCACTCGATCAACTTTTTTCGCTTTCTGTTTCCAGGATGGATATCGCATTAATTGCACAAAAAGCCGAACAAACTTTTGCCGGGGTTAACTGCGGTATTATGGATCAGTTTGCCTCGGTATTTGGCAAGAAGGATCAAGCCATTATGCTCGATTGCCGATCGATGAAACATATTTACATTCCTTTAAAATTGGATGGTTATAAACTTTTGCTTTTAAATACCAATGTAAAACATGCACTAGCCGATTCGGCTTATAACAAAAGAAGATCACAGTGCGAGCAAGGTGTAGCCTGGGTAAAAGCGCATTATCCAAATGTAAGTACCCTTCGTGATGTAGACTTAACCATGTTAGAAACCTATGTTAAGCCAATGGACTTAGAAGTGTATAATAAGTGCCGTTTTGTAGTAGAAGAAATCGGGCGTTTATTAACAGCAGCTGAACAGTTGGAGAACGGTAATTTACAAGCTTTAGGTAAACTGATGTTCGAAACACACGAAGGTTTAAGCAAAGATTATGAAGTAAGTTGTAAAGAATTGGATTTTCTGGTTGAAGCGGTTAAACCATTAGATTATGTGCTGGGTGCCAGAATGATGGGCGGTGGTTTTGGTGGTTGTACCATCAATATTGTGAAAGAAGAAAAAATTGCTGATTTAGTCGAAGAGTTATCTTCAAAATATTTATTGCAATTCGGGCTCAAACTTGATTCCTACACTGTTCAAACCGATAACGGAACCAGTTTATTCAATTAA
- a CDS encoding sodium transporter has translation MKNNLLDTKDYIVFAIYFVIVAAYGLYIYNKKKSESTGSKDYFLAEGSLTWWAIGASLIASNISAEQFIGMSGSGFKMGLAIATYEWMGAATLVVVAVFFIPVYLKNKIATMPQFLHQRYNGTVAMIMAVFWLLLYVVVNLTSILYLGALAVSSISGFDLSFCMYAIAGFAIIITLGGMKVIGYTDVIQVFFLILGGLATTYLALNLVSTHYGTTGIFEGYSLMTSKASEHFHMILKPENENYIDLPGLSVLVGGMWIVNLNYWGCNQYITQRALGANLETARGGILFAAFLKLLMPIIVVLPGIAAYVLFKDGAFQSEMLQDGAVNPDRAYPVLLNLLPAGLKGLSFAALTAAVVASLAGKANSIATIFTLDIYKKVLRTDATEKNLVTTGKISIIVAMILGVLIAPHLGIDKKGGFQYIQEYTGFVSPGIFAMFILGFFWKRTTSTAALFATIGGFGLSILLKFLPNLTDLSWLSGMGFSVKNAAGVYEIPFLDRMGFVFVFCIIGMYIISMLSNKAEAEAKGLAIDAKMFKTSTSFAVGALIIIGLLVALYSVYW, from the coding sequence ATGAAAAACAACTTATTAGACACGAAGGATTACATTGTATTTGCAATCTACTTCGTTATTGTAGCCGCTTACGGGCTCTACATTTACAATAAGAAAAAGTCTGAATCTACGGGTTCTAAAGATTATTTTCTTGCTGAAGGCTCTTTAACCTGGTGGGCTATCGGCGCATCGTTAATCGCCTCGAATATTTCAGCCGAGCAGTTTATCGGTATGAGCGGATCAGGTTTTAAAATGGGTCTTGCCATTGCAACGTACGAATGGATGGGCGCAGCAACATTAGTGGTAGTCGCGGTATTTTTCATTCCGGTTTACCTGAAAAACAAAATTGCCACCATGCCGCAGTTTTTGCATCAGCGTTATAATGGTACAGTGGCCATGATTATGGCTGTTTTCTGGCTATTACTTTATGTTGTAGTTAACTTAACCTCTATTCTTTACTTAGGTGCTTTAGCAGTAAGCAGTATTTCTGGTTTCGATCTCAGTTTCTGCATGTACGCCATTGCAGGTTTTGCCATTATCATTACACTAGGTGGAATGAAAGTTATTGGATATACCGATGTGATCCAGGTGTTTTTCCTCATTCTGGGTGGTTTGGCCACGACTTATCTAGCTTTAAACCTTGTATCTACCCACTATGGCACAACAGGTATTTTCGAAGGTTATAGCTTAATGACTTCAAAAGCATCTGAGCATTTCCACATGATTCTAAAGCCAGAGAACGAAAATTATATCGATTTACCAGGTTTAAGTGTGCTGGTAGGTGGTATGTGGATTGTGAACTTAAACTATTGGGGCTGTAACCAATACATCACGCAACGTGCTTTGGGTGCTAACCTGGAGACTGCCCGTGGAGGTATTCTTTTCGCGGCATTCTTGAAATTATTAATGCCAATTATTGTCGTATTACCGGGTATTGCCGCTTATGTTTTATTTAAAGATGGTGCCTTTCAGTCAGAAATGCTTCAGGATGGAGCTGTAAACCCAGATCGTGCGTATCCGGTCTTGTTAAATTTACTTCCTGCCGGATTAAAAGGGCTTTCCTTTGCCGCATTAACCGCTGCGGTTGTAGCTTCTTTGGCTGGTAAGGCAAACAGTATTGCAACTATTTTTACTTTAGATATTTATAAAAAAGTATTAAGAACTGATGCCACAGAGAAAAACCTGGTAACTACAGGTAAAATTTCGATCATTGTAGCGATGATTCTTGGCGTATTAATTGCACCACATTTAGGAATCGATAAAAAAGGTGGTTTCCAATATATTCAGGAATATACAGGTTTTGTTTCTCCGGGTATTTTTGCCATGTTTATTTTAGGTTTCTTCTGGAAAAGAACAACTTCAACTGCTGCATTATTCGCTACCATTGGCGGTTTCGGCTTATCGATTTTACTTAAATTCTTACCTAACCTTACCGATCTTTCCTGGTTATCGGGTATGGGTTTCTCTGTTAAAAACGCAGCAGGCGTTTATGAAATTCCATTCTTGGATCGTATGGGCTTTGTATTTGTATTCTGTATTATTGGTATGTACATCATCAGTATGTTGAGCAACAAAGCTGAAGCAGAAGCAAAAGGATTGGCAATTGATGCGAAGATGTTTAAAACTTCTACCAGTTTTGCAGTAGGTGCTTTAATTATCATCGGATTATTGGTTGCACTTTACAGTGTATATTGGTAA
- a CDS encoding Na+/H+ antiporter has translation MENYAIVIFILAVMIGLSAIADRIKIPYPILLIIAGIAVGFVPSLPPIDINPEIIFLIFLPPLLYDAAFNISFKEFKTNINTIFALAITLVFITAIGIAVVAHYMIPGMSWPVSFVLGAILSATDAVAAMSITKGLGLSHKTNTILEGESLVNDASALVAYRFAVAAVTGTAFVFWKASLEFALLMAGGFLIGVVMSRILAFIIKRIHNNRLATISFMLLMPFVTYLIAEQVHVSGVIAVVILGLGISRFSNKVFPEQLKNQSKNIWDIIIFLLNGLIFILIGLQFPYVYKNINSTDILPYIAYSLVITIVALLLRMARVFLQKFNLQKAFQKGKHRITEDALLDFKNSLIISWSGMRGIVSLAIAIGLPATLSDGSAFPQRNAIIFISVVVVLFTLIGQGLTLPWLVKKLATEED, from the coding sequence ATGGAAAATTATGCCATTGTAATATTTATTTTAGCGGTGATGATTGGCCTTTCTGCTATCGCCGATCGAATTAAAATCCCCTATCCTATTTTATTGATTATAGCTGGAATTGCAGTGGGTTTTGTACCATCTTTACCACCAATTGATATTAATCCTGAAATTATATTTTTGATATTCCTACCGCCATTGCTTTACGATGCTGCCTTTAATATCTCATTTAAGGAATTTAAAACCAATATCAATACCATATTTGCACTTGCCATTACGCTGGTTTTTATCACCGCTATTGGTATTGCTGTAGTGGCGCATTATATGATTCCGGGGATGAGCTGGCCGGTATCTTTTGTATTGGGCGCCATTCTTTCGGCTACTGATGCGGTTGCGGCGATGAGTATTACCAAAGGACTCGGTTTATCGCACAAAACCAACACCATTTTGGAGGGTGAAAGTTTAGTTAACGATGCTTCTGCACTGGTAGCCTATCGTTTTGCTGTTGCCGCGGTAACCGGAACAGCCTTTGTATTTTGGAAAGCATCTCTCGAATTTGCCCTTTTAATGGCTGGAGGATTCTTAATCGGCGTGGTGATGTCGAGAATTTTGGCATTTATCATTAAAAGGATCCACAACAACCGCCTGGCAACCATTAGCTTTATGTTGTTGATGCCTTTTGTTACCTATTTAATTGCGGAACAAGTACATGTTTCGGGGGTTATTGCCGTGGTTATTTTAGGATTGGGCATATCCAGGTTTAGCAACAAGGTATTTCCGGAGCAGCTTAAAAATCAATCGAAAAACATCTGGGACATTATTATCTTTTTATTGAACGGCCTGATTTTCATCTTAATCGGTTTACAGTTCCCTTATGTATACAAAAATATCAACAGTACAGATATTCTCCCTTATATTGCTTATTCGCTGGTGATTACCATTGTAGCTTTGTTACTGCGGATGGCACGTGTTTTCCTGCAAAAATTTAATCTTCAAAAAGCTTTTCAAAAAGGGAAACACCGCATTACAGAAGACGCATTGCTCGATTTCAAGAACAGTCTGATTATCAGCTGGTCGGGAATGAGGGGTATTGTTTCACTGGCCATTGCCATTGGATTACCAGCTACCTTATCGGATGGCAGTGCATTTCCACAACGAAATGCCATTATATTTATATCCGTTGTGGTGGTCCTGTTTACCCTGATCGGACAAGGACTTACTTTACCATGGTTGGTAAAAAAACTGGCTACTGAAGAGGATTAA
- a CDS encoding RNA-binding protein, whose amino-acid sequence MFSQIKELMVKIFIGGLPDNIQEMDLAILVSLHGRVETIKIVRDRATGKCKGYAFLEIYSLPDAKNIVSTLNGETFKGNVITVKISEEESGVQAAKPKANQAFKSKRPRLQR is encoded by the coding sequence ATGTTCTCTCAAATTAAAGAATTAATGGTTAAGATTTTCATAGGTGGCCTTCCTGACAATATCCAGGAGATGGATTTGGCAATATTGGTTAGCCTTCATGGCAGGGTAGAAACAATTAAAATTGTTCGCGACAGGGCGACGGGCAAATGTAAAGGATATGCTTTTTTGGAAATTTACAGTCTTCCAGATGCTAAAAACATTGTATCAACCTTAAATGGCGAAACTTTTAAAGGGAATGTCATTACAGTTAAAATATCTGAAGAGGAAAGCGGTGTTCAGGCAGCAAAGCCAAAAGCCAACCAGGCTTTTAAAAGTAAAAGACCCCGGTTACAGCGTTAG
- a CDS encoding 9-O-acetylesterase, translated as MSIPRLKSILLIAFLLFSSQFIHAKILLPSVFSNNMVLQQKTNAAIWGKTDAGKAVKVTVSWNKINYGAIADAGGNWKIKVATPGYGGPYTITISDGELLVLNNVLIGDVWICSGQSNMEMPLAGWGKILNSEKEIEAAQYPNIRLLQAEHVTSNFPLNDAKVANGGWQECSPKYIAEFSSTAYFFAREVYEKTKIPIGLIHTSWGGTIAEAWTSAESLKKMADFSAAVDKIQQSAKNPSTISYEEKLYKWVKITNDKDSGNQDGQMKWALTESASWKNMTLPTLWEDAALKNFDGVVWFTKKITIPENWKRDGAKLNLGTIDDNDITFINGVKVGETVGYNIERKYTIPANLLKVGENTITVRVFDSGGGGGLYDDTKDLNLTNGAADKISLAGEWKYKIGLDFKNIEPKPSEENGPNRPTVLYNAMVHPYQQFSIKGAIWYQGESNADRAYQYRELFPTMIKDWRQKWAQGDFPFYFVQLANFMQIDQTPVESAWAELREAQQKTLALPNTGMATIIDIGDAKDIHPKNKQEVGRRLALIALAKTYGQKINYAGPVYQSNKIEGKQILLTFGNSQNGLKTADGEALTGFAIAGADKKFYWAKASILGNQIIVSSPQVANPVAVRYAWGNNPLCNLVSNDGLPASPFRTDTWQGITFAKK; from the coding sequence ATGAGCATCCCCAGGTTAAAATCTATACTTCTCATCGCGTTTTTACTTTTCTCCTCTCAGTTTATACACGCTAAAATTTTATTGCCCTCAGTTTTTAGCAATAACATGGTTTTACAACAAAAAACCAATGCAGCAATCTGGGGTAAAACTGATGCGGGTAAAGCAGTTAAAGTAACGGTTTCGTGGAATAAAATTAATTATGGCGCTATTGCCGATGCCGGTGGTAATTGGAAAATTAAAGTGGCAACGCCTGGTTATGGAGGGCCCTATACCATCACCATATCAGATGGAGAATTGTTGGTGCTCAATAATGTATTAATTGGCGATGTGTGGATCTGCTCCGGACAATCGAACATGGAAATGCCATTGGCAGGCTGGGGCAAAATCCTCAATAGTGAAAAAGAAATTGAAGCAGCTCAATATCCAAATATCCGTTTATTACAGGCAGAGCATGTAACCAGTAATTTTCCGCTTAATGATGCCAAAGTGGCTAATGGTGGTTGGCAGGAATGTAGCCCTAAGTATATTGCGGAGTTTTCTTCAACGGCTTATTTCTTTGCACGCGAAGTGTATGAAAAAACCAAAATTCCGATTGGACTGATCCATACCTCGTGGGGAGGAACAATTGCTGAAGCGTGGACAAGTGCCGAATCGTTAAAAAAGATGGCGGATTTCTCAGCTGCAGTTGATAAGATTCAGCAATCAGCTAAAAATCCATCAACAATTTCTTACGAAGAAAAGTTATACAAGTGGGTTAAAATCACTAACGATAAAGATTCAGGTAATCAAGACGGGCAGATGAAATGGGCATTAACAGAAAGTGCCAGCTGGAAAAATATGACTTTGCCAACCTTGTGGGAAGATGCAGCGCTTAAAAATTTTGATGGTGTGGTTTGGTTTACAAAAAAGATTACAATTCCCGAAAACTGGAAAAGGGATGGGGCAAAGCTTAATTTGGGTACCATTGATGATAACGACATTACTTTTATAAATGGTGTAAAAGTTGGCGAAACGGTAGGTTATAACATTGAAAGAAAATATACTATACCGGCTAACTTGCTTAAAGTTGGTGAAAATACCATCACTGTCAGGGTTTTTGATAGTGGGGGAGGCGGTGGATTATACGATGACACTAAAGATTTAAATTTAACAAATGGTGCTGCAGATAAAATTTCCTTAGCTGGTGAGTGGAAATATAAAATAGGTTTGGATTTTAAAAATATTGAGCCTAAACCTTCCGAAGAAAATGGCCCTAACCGACCAACCGTTTTATATAATGCCATGGTTCACCCTTACCAGCAATTCTCCATTAAAGGAGCTATCTGGTACCAGGGCGAAAGTAATGCCGACAGGGCTTACCAATACCGCGAATTATTTCCAACGATGATTAAAGATTGGCGGCAGAAATGGGCGCAGGGTGATTTTCCTTTCTATTTTGTTCAATTGGCAAATTTTATGCAGATTGATCAAACACCAGTAGAATCTGCATGGGCAGAGCTTAGGGAGGCACAGCAAAAAACACTTGCTTTGCCAAATACAGGCATGGCAACTATTATTGATATTGGTGATGCAAAAGATATCCACCCCAAAAATAAACAGGAGGTGGGCAGAAGACTGGCATTAATTGCGCTGGCTAAAACCTATGGCCAAAAAATAAACTATGCTGGCCCGGTTTATCAATCAAATAAAATTGAAGGAAAACAGATCCTTTTAACCTTTGGTAATAGCCAAAACGGATTAAAAACTGCGGATGGTGAAGCACTAACAGGTTTCGCCATCGCTGGGGCAGATAAGAAATTTTATTGGGCCAAAGCCAGCATCCTGGGCAATCAGATTATAGTAAGTAGCCCTCAGGTGGCCAATCCTGTTGCCGTTCGTTATGCATGGGGAAATAATCCCCTATGTAACCTGGTGAGTAACGATGGCCTGCCGGCATCACCATTCAGAACAGATACCTGGCAGGGCATTACCTTTGCGAAAAAGTAA